The Aphis gossypii isolate Hap1 chromosome 3, ASM2018417v2, whole genome shotgun sequence genome includes a region encoding these proteins:
- the LOC126551476 gene encoding V-type proton ATPase subunit H-like: MTKTTNMKDILPAFPEENIDMFAATSVLQQQAAEIRNLNPNWSSYLQSQMISQEVFDFISAYDVTDAKGQFLINHRPQSAKAFFSLLEHISKESTIQYVLVLIDDLLTEDRSRVEIFHEYALKKNEPVCGNFLNLLNAADGFINNMSARIIAKFACYSTDLINQTDLQFYLNWIKEQLLSANNEYMQSVARCLQMLLRRDEYRTAFISVDGISTLLSILSGRVNFQIQYQLIFCVWVITFNPRFAERMNKFNVIPILADILSDSVKEKVTRIILAVFRNLIEKPEDNTTSKDHCIAMVQSKVLKQLSIFEQRKFDDEDIVEDIQFLNERLQASVQDLSSFDEYATEVRSGRLEWSPVHRSAQFWRENASRLNEKNYELLRILVHLLETSRDPLFLSVASFDVGEYVRHYPRGKHIIEQLGGKQLVMQLLSHEDANVRYEALLAVQKLMVHNWEYLGRQLEKEQGTSTDRTTALTGKA, translated from the exons ATGACGAAAACAACAAATATGAAGGATATTCTGCCAGCGTTTCCGGAAGAAAATATCG ATATGTTTGCTGCTACTAGCGTTTTGCAGCAACAAGCGGCCGAAATAAGAAATCTGAACCCCAATTGGTCTTCTTATTTGCA GTCCCAAATGATATCGCAAGAAGTGTTCGATTTTATTAGTGCCTATGACGTGACTGATGCTAAaggtcaatttttaattaaccacCGTCCACAGTCTGCAAAAGCCTTCTTCAGTCTTTTGGAACATATATCCAAGGAATCGACAATTCAATATGTACTTGTACTTATCGATGATCTGTTGACC GAAGATCGTTCACGTGTGGAAATATTTCATGAATATGCTCTCAAGAAAAACGAACCAGTGTGTGGCAATTTTTTGAACTTGTTGAATGCTGCAGATGGGTTTATCAATAACATGTCTGCTCGGATTATAGCAAAATTTGCCTGTTACTCAACTGATCTTATCAATCAAACTGATCTTCAGTTCTACTTGAATTGGATTAAAGAACAACTGCTATCTGCT aACAATGAGTACATGCAATCTGTTGCTCGCTGCTTGCAAATGTTGCTTCGTCGTGATGAATACAGAACTGCATTTATTTCAGTTGATGGTATATCTACTCTTTTGAGTATATTATCAGGGCGTGTTAACTTCCAAATTCAGTACCAACTGATATTCTGCGTGTgggttataacatttaatccACGCTTTGCTGAACGAATGAACAA ATTTAATGTTATCCCCATTTTGGCAGATATTCTAAGTGATTCTGTAAAAGAAAAGGTTACGCGAATTATTCTTGCTGTATTCagg aatttaatcgAGAAACCAGAAGATAATACTACTTCCAAAGATCATTGTATTGCAATGGTCCAGAGTAAAGTTTTGAAACAACTAAGTATTTTTGAACAAAGAAAATTTGATGATGAAGATATTGTTGAAgatatacagtttttaaatgaaCGTCTACAAGCATCTGTGCAAGATCTTAG ttccTTTGATGAGTATGCAACTGAAGTAAGATCTGGCCGATTGGAATGGAGCCCTGTGCATAGATCAGCACAATTCTGGCGAGAAAATGCATCccgtttaaatgaaaaaaattatgaactttTGCGTATTTTAGTGCACTTGTTGGAAACAAGCAGAGACCCACTCTTTTTGAGCGTTGCTAGTTTTGATGTTGGTGAATATGTAAGACATTATCCACGGGGAAAACA tataattgaaCAGCTTGGTGGAAAACAGCTTGTTATGCAATTGTTATCACATGAGGATGCAAATGTGCGTTATGAAGCACTTTTAGCTGTACAAAAACTCATGGTGCATAATTg ggaGTATCTTGGCCGTCAGTTAGAGAAAGAACAGGGTACCAGTACAGATAGAACCACTGCTCTTACTGGAAAagcttaa
- the LOC114125121 gene encoding cystathionine gamma-lyase, which produces MSDSNYPPCQRKIDEHFGTKAIHVGQNPDQWSFKDVVPPISLTTTYKQYGPNDHAGFEYSRCGNPTRQVLQNCIASLDGGKRSLTFASGLAATTAVVQLLQSGDHILCGDDMYGGTNRYFSKIASKFNVKFTMTDMTNDKNIAKLILPETKLVWMESPTNPCMRVVDLESISTIVHSIRKDIIVVVDNTFQTPYFQKPLDLGADIVLYSLSKYMNGHSDVIMGALVLNDSELFDRLAYIQNSCGIMSSPFDCYLVNRGLKTLHVRMKEHMKNGLAVAKFLEQHPLVEQVLHPGLPSHPQHKVALKQASGFSGMLSFYIKGGIGEATRFLQAIRVFCLAESLGGFESLADHPALMTHASVPPEERAALNISDNLIRLSVGLESEEDLIADLDQALNASVKK; this is translated from the exons atgtcaGATTCGAATTACCCACCATGCCAGAGGAAGATCGATGAACACTTTGGAACTAAAGCTATACACGTAGGCCAAAATCCGGACCAGTGGTCTTTTAAAGATGTCGTTCCTCCAATTTCATTGACTACGACCTACAAACAATACGGCCCAAACGATCACGCT GGATTCGAGTACAGTAGGTGCGGCAACCCGACCAGACAAGTTTTGCAGAACTGCATAGCTTCGCTGGACGGTGGCAAACGCAGTCTGACCTTTGCGTCTGGCCTGGCCGCCACTACGGCCGTTGTCCAACTGCTGCAGTCCGGAGATCATATCCTGTGCGGAGATGACATGTACGGCGGCACAAATCGGTACTTTTCGAAGATAGCGTCTAAGTTCAATGTGAAATTCACAATGACTGATATGACGAACGACAAGAACATAGCGAAATTGATTTTGCCCGAGACCAAG TTGGTGTGGATGGAGAGCCCTACGAACCCGTGCATGAGAGTTGTTGACTTGGAATCGATTTCGACAATTGTTCATAGTATACGAAAAGACATCATTGTAGTTGTCGACAACACGTTCCAGACACCTTATTTCCAA AAACCGCTTGACTTGGGCGCAGATATCGTGCTTTACTCACTAAGTAAATACATGAACGGTCATTCGGACGTCATAATGGGCGCACTTGTCCTAAACGATTCGGAATTATTTGATCGTCTAGCCTACATTCAGAATT cttGCGGTATCATGTCGTCGCCTTTTGACTGTTACCTCGTCAACCGCGGTCTGAAAACTCTGCACGTGCGCATGAAGGAGCACATGAAGAACGGATTAGCCGTAGCCAAGTTCTTGGAACAACATCCGCTCGTCGAACAAGTGCTGCATCCGGGTTTGCCGTCGCACCCCCAACACAAGGTGGCTTTAAAACAGGCCAGTGGTTTTAGCGGCATGTTGTCGTTTTACATCAAAGGCGGTATCGGCGAAGCCACTAGATTCTTACAGGCCATCAGAGTGTTTTGCTTGGCCGAAAGTCTCGGCGGATTCGAAAGTCTGGCCGATCATCC agCACTCATGACTCATGCTTCAGTTCCTCCAGAAGAACGAGCAGCATTAAATATTTCGGACAATTTAATCCGTTTGTCTGTGGGATTAGAATCGGAAGAAGATTTAATCGCTGATCTCGATCAAGCACTAAATGCttctgttaaaaaataa
- the LOC126551477 gene encoding putative cystathionine gamma-lyase 2, with the protein MCNDDSATKNNCRDPNFGTKLVHAGHNPAEWTYKDVVPPIAMSTIFNSPSPGVIEGYEYTRCGNPIRSVLEKCLIALDHAKYALAYSSGMAAISSMVNLLAPGDHLLCSSNVYGGTHRLLNKVAKQAGILFDFVDFSDTANIISNIKPNTKLVWFESLSNPLMSVLDVQKVSEVVHKTRADIIVAVDNSFVTPYFQRPLDLGVDVIMYSLSKYMNGHSDVIMGALVTNNKNLYDKLYVFQYTCGNVPSSFDCYMVNRGLKTLHVRMEQHMKNATAVAEYLESHPKVLRVNYMGLPNHPQHEIIKKQFTGHNGIVSFYINGGIKVSTKLLESLKLFSITCSLGCYESLAALPCKMTHTSLTDEERQSTGIHDNLIRLSIGLEYYQDLIDDLEQAILASGAADKS; encoded by the exons atgtgcaacGACGACTCCGCGACCAAAAATAACTGCAGAGATCCGAATTTCGGGACCAAACTTGTACACGCAGGACACAACCCCGCAGAGTGGACTTACAAAGATGTAGTGCCACCGATTGCGATGAGCACGATATTTAATTCGCCGTCGCCGGGAGTAAtcgaa GGCTACGAGTACACGAGATGTGGTAATCCCATACGTTCGGTCTTGGAAAAATGTCTGATAGCACTAGACCACGCCAAGTACGCGTTGGCCTACAGCTCCGGTATGGCTGCCATCTCGTCCATGGTGAATTTGTTAGCTCCCGGTGACCATCTATTGTGCAGCTCCAATGTGTACGGTGGCACGCATCGGCTGCTGAACAAAGTGGCCAAGCAGGCGGGTATCTTGTTTGACTTTGTCGACTTTTCCGACACGGCGAATATCATCTCAAATATAAAACCCAATACAAAG ctcGTTTGGTTCGAAAGTCTATCAAATCCTTTAATGAGCGTACTGGACGTACAAAAAGTGTCTGAAGTCGTTCACAAGACTCGAGCAGATATTATAGTGGCTGTTGACAATTCATTTGTGACCCCCTATTTtcag AGACCATTGGATCTAGGCGttgatgtaataatgtattcgTTGAGTAAATATATGAACGGACATTCAGACGTAATAATGGGAGCACTGGTTACTAACAACAAGAActtgtatgataaattatacgtttttCAATACA CGTGTGGAAACGTACCGTCGTCGTTTGACTGTTACATGGTCAATCGCGGGCTGAAAACGTTGCACGTGCGCATGGAACAGCACATGAAGAACGCTACGGCGGTGGCGGAGTACTTGGAATCGCATCCGAAAGTGCTCAGAGTTAACTACATGGGCTTACCCAATCATCCGCAACacgaaattatcaaaaaacagTTTACCGGACACAACGGCATAGTGTCGTTCTACATTAACGGAGGAATCAAAGTTAGCACAAAGCTGTTGGAATCACTGAAGTTGTTCTCCATCACATGCAGCTTGGGCTGTTACGAAAGTTTAGCTGCTCTACC TTGTAAAATGACGCACACTTCGCTCACGGACGAAGAAAGACAATCCACGGGCATTCACGATAATCTTATCCGATTGTCCATTGGTTTGGAATACTATCAGGACTTGATCGATGACTTAGAACAAGCGATTCTTGCAAGCGGAGCTGCGGATAAATCTTAA